From Catharus ustulatus isolate bCatUst1 chromosome 6, bCatUst1.pri.v2, whole genome shotgun sequence, a single genomic window includes:
- the LOC116997727 gene encoding mas-related G-protein coupled receptor member D-like, which produces MEVTTVSPSPASPMVGEDLCDIDVTNVAIHSVALLICLCGLAGNGAVLWLLSPKKHNYGIFDLAVADFLFLILTVPSTLVFLVEDMSCSPIMPMMYVTFLFQLSVFSYYWGVFLLTAFSLGKDMTLLCKLCGCCQLHHRLRLLVWGTQYWAFFSLFTVIPTLISLCPSHEQGHCRAALISMYIVILLLFAAPVLTSSAIDIIRARRGSKKQRQPQRRDHIISLIVLFTILLGLCNFLQQLGYFAVSSEVFFLLTCIHSSIKPFIYFLAGKCSSPCSVESLQRSLHRVFNDGKENTACINGPSMEAVL; this is translated from the coding sequence ATGGAGGTGACCACCGTGTCCCCGTCTCCTGCCTCACCCATGGTAGGGGAAGATCTCTGTGACATAGACGTCACCAACGTGGCCATACACAGTGTGGCACTGCTCATCTGCCTctgtgggctggctgggaaCGGGGCTGTCCTCTGGCTCCTCAGCCCGAAAAAGCATAACTATGGCATCTTTGACCTGGCTGTCGCCGACTTCCTCTTCCTAATCTTAACAGTCCCCTCCACCCTTGTCTTCCTGGTGGAGGACATGTCCTGTTCTCCTATCATGCCCATGATGTACGTGAccttccttttccagctgtcagTGTTCTCCTACTACTGGGGGGTGTTCTTGCTGACAGCCTTCAGCTTAGGAAAGGACATGACCTTACTCTGTAAGCTCTGCGGCTGCTGTCAACTACACCACCGCCTGAGGTTGTTGGTGTGGGGCACCCAATATTgggcatttttctctctcttcactGTGATTCCCACGCTGatttccctgtgcccatcccacgAGCAGGGGCACTGCCGAGCAGCTCTTATCTCCATGTACATCGTCATCCTGCTCCTCTTTGCTGCACCTGTGCTCACTTCCAGTGCAATCGACATCATCAGGGCCAGAAGGGGCTCCAAGAAACAGCGACAACCGCAGAGACGAGACCACATTATCTCCCTCATTGTGCTCTTCACTATCCTTCTCGGCCTCTGcaatttcctgcagcagctcggATATTTCGCTGTGTcctcagaggtttttttcctgctcacctGCATCCACAGCAGCATCAAACCCTTCATCTACTTCTTGGCAGGGAAGTGCTCAAGTCCCTGCTCCGTGGAGTCTCTTCAGCGCTCCCTCCACAGGGTCTTTAATgatgggaaagaaaacactgcCTGCATCAATGGTCCATCCATGGAAGCTGTGCTCTGA